Proteins co-encoded in one Natronorubrum daqingense genomic window:
- a CDS encoding COG1361 family protein has protein sequence MSRLLNRDDGGSASSDGDDCPNSTERVSDNRRTVLFGIGVTPFLSPMLGEWWPPWGERGGDTDETDGREEADERSDTTEPDVDEERSDGSLERLRPPDRDLTVQPGTQLMFEVSAEAGIGQRTEWLLDGEQEDISMGPWESAYIDHQGADIWLHTVESEGEIGAAVDDDGDVYTTAWDVSLDSDGIGSPSITDSSPPRDELADLDEYDTIEFEVSATDPDGNLDQVVWWVRAADVVYDVTPVSGREDTASISPDADELVQEGVVAWVLNEHGGMVESGVWEFGFPTAESQFEIEGVDTNSPISGGETLEVEVTIQNAGDTDGTTDVDLVVGHDPELADSESVEIGPGDAATLSLTFEAGDPAGESEAFPGVIETADDESEFQIVVEDAEPTPATFDVQGLSTNAPVSGGETLETEATIRNVGDESGTTDIDLVVGHDPVVEYSEMLTLEPDEEATLRLPFEAGQPAGESEAFPIEVDTGADSATEMVVVTS, from the coding sequence ATGAGCCGGTTGCTAAACCGAGACGATGGGGGAAGCGCCTCGAGTGATGGGGACGACTGTCCGAATTCGACAGAACGCGTTTCCGACAACCGCCGAACCGTGTTGTTCGGTATCGGTGTGACACCATTCCTGTCGCCGATGCTAGGTGAGTGGTGGCCACCGTGGGGTGAACGCGGGGGCGATACGGACGAAACGGACGGGCGGGAAGAAGCAGACGAACGGAGCGATACGACCGAACCGGACGTCGACGAGGAACGTTCCGACGGATCGCTCGAGCGACTCAGACCGCCGGATCGCGACCTCACCGTCCAGCCGGGAACCCAGCTCATGTTCGAGGTGAGTGCGGAGGCGGGGATCGGACAACGGACGGAGTGGTTGCTCGACGGTGAACAAGAGGATATCTCGATGGGACCGTGGGAGAGCGCGTACATCGACCACCAGGGGGCAGATATTTGGCTGCACACCGTCGAATCGGAGGGTGAAATCGGTGCTGCGGTCGACGACGACGGCGACGTGTACACGACGGCGTGGGACGTCAGTCTGGATTCAGACGGGATCGGTTCGCCAAGTATCACCGATAGCAGTCCGCCTCGAGACGAGTTGGCCGACCTCGACGAGTATGACACGATCGAGTTCGAAGTCTCCGCGACCGATCCGGACGGGAATTTAGATCAGGTCGTCTGGTGGGTACGGGCAGCCGATGTGGTCTACGACGTCACTCCGGTTAGCGGACGCGAAGATACCGCGAGCATCTCCCCGGACGCGGACGAGTTGGTCCAGGAGGGCGTGGTCGCGTGGGTGCTCAACGAGCACGGGGGCATGGTCGAATCGGGAGTCTGGGAGTTCGGCTTTCCGACGGCCGAATCGCAATTCGAGATCGAGGGGGTCGACACCAACTCTCCGATTTCGGGCGGCGAGACGCTGGAAGTCGAGGTCACCATCCAGAACGCGGGCGACACGGATGGCACGACCGACGTCGACCTCGTCGTCGGCCACGATCCGGAACTGGCCGACAGCGAGTCCGTCGAAATCGGGCCCGGGGACGCTGCGACGCTCTCCCTGACGTTCGAGGCGGGCGACCCCGCTGGGGAGAGCGAAGCGTTCCCAGGGGTGATCGAAACGGCCGACGACGAATCCGAGTTTCAGATCGTCGTGGAAGACGCTGAACCCACACCGGCAACGTTCGACGTACAGGGGCTGTCGACGAATGCACCGGTCAGCGGCGGAGAAACTCTCGAAACCGAAGCGACAATTCGAAACGTCGGCGACGAATCCGGAACGACCGACATCGACCTCGTCGTCGGCCACGACCCCGTCGTCGAGTACAGCGAGATGCTCACACTCGAGCCAGACGAAGAAGCGACACTTCGCCTCCCATTCGAGGCGGGCCAGCCCGCAGGCGAAAGCGAAGCGTTCCCCATCGAAGTCGACACCGGTGCAGATTCGGCGACCGAAATGGTCGTCGTCACGTCGTGA
- a CDS encoding IS6 family transposase encodes MLVDLLSESYAAEFDECWERERTATPVRVFAVRLHATGCSLRETQAILRLIGVERSHQAIWNWVHRLADSVPDPPTAKPSRVAIDETAVRINGDWSWVYAAIDLDSKLILDVAVFGRRGTDPAAAFLHRLTEKHDLSNTVFLADGYGYLTALSRLGLSGQLDYVDRNLIEKWFHTLKMRVDRFHNSWVGSRASVREWLEQFVHYYNTQRPHQSLNGQTPAEVLN; translated from the coding sequence ATGCTCGTAGACCTGCTCAGCGAGAGCTACGCGGCGGAATTTGATGAATGTTGGGAGCGTGAGCGGACGGCGACGCCCGTCAGGGTGTTCGCAGTCCGTCTCCACGCGACCGGTTGTTCTCTTCGAGAGACACAAGCAATTCTTCGCTTGATCGGTGTGGAACGCTCTCATCAAGCGATCTGGAACTGGGTACATCGGCTGGCTGACAGCGTTCCAGACCCGCCGACGGCGAAGCCGTCGCGGGTCGCCATTGATGAAACCGCTGTCAGGATTAACGGAGACTGGTCTTGGGTATACGCTGCAATAGACTTGGACTCAAAACTAATTCTCGATGTCGCAGTGTTCGGACGTCGAGGCACCGATCCAGCTGCTGCGTTTCTGCATCGGTTGACCGAGAAACACGATCTATCCAATACCGTGTTTCTCGCTGATGGCTATGGATATCTGACTGCCCTCTCTCGATTAGGATTGAGCGGTCAGCTCGACTACGTTGATCGAAACCTGATCGAAAAGTGGTTTCACACCTTGAAGATGAGAGTTGACCGCTTCCATAACTCGTGGGTGGGCAGTCGGGCGAGCGTCAGAGAATGGCTTGAACAGTTTGTACACTACTACAACACACAACGACCACATCAATCACTCAACGGACAGACGCCAGCGGAGGTGCTAAACTAG
- a CDS encoding sugar phosphate isomerase/epimerase family protein: MDVGLTVGDSLDRLEATLDGFDLAELSIGESAGTDDFDTTRLEEALTTADADLCVHLPYDQVVVTPVPELNDAISAYLSRLLAWAGSVGARKAVMHATARDPHDTSLRPLFTSQLTEIGAAADDAGVELVLENVGHQRRGYPLSVVGDLAREADIAVCFDVGHAYMEDGHDGIDRFLSSHGDLVSHLHVHDVRTRGDTHIPIGAGEIDYDLVGSHLTDFDGTVAVEVFTDDEVLLRDSARRASAALGATGADR, encoded by the coding sequence ATGGACGTTGGACTCACCGTCGGCGACTCGCTGGATCGACTCGAGGCGACGCTCGATGGGTTCGACCTGGCGGAGCTATCGATCGGCGAGTCGGCTGGTACGGACGACTTCGATACGACTCGCCTCGAGGAGGCGCTGACAACAGCCGATGCCGACCTGTGCGTTCACCTTCCGTACGATCAGGTCGTCGTCACGCCGGTTCCGGAACTCAACGACGCGATCAGTGCGTACCTGAGTCGGCTCCTCGCGTGGGCCGGTTCCGTCGGCGCGCGGAAAGCGGTGATGCACGCGACGGCCAGAGACCCACACGACACGTCACTGCGTCCGCTGTTCACCTCCCAGCTTACTGAGATCGGTGCTGCGGCGGACGATGCCGGCGTCGAATTGGTCCTCGAGAACGTCGGCCACCAGCGCCGGGGCTACCCGCTATCGGTGGTCGGTGACCTTGCACGCGAGGCGGACATCGCCGTCTGTTTCGACGTCGGTCACGCGTACATGGAGGACGGCCACGACGGGATCGATCGATTCCTTTCGAGCCACGGCGACCTCGTCTCACACCTGCACGTCCACGACGTCCGGACGCGTGGCGATACCCACATACCGATCGGGGCCGGTGAGATCGACTACGACCTCGTCGGGTCACACCTCACGGACTTCGATGGAACCGTCGCCGTCGAGGTCTTTACGGACGACGAGGTGTTGCTTCGGGACAGTGCACGGCGAGCGAGCGCCGCCCTCGGAGCGACTGGTGCCGACAGATGA
- a CDS encoding universal stress protein has translation MGQSILVAHDGSTHAQEAFEYALETYPDANLVLFHAIDPFAVTPDATDASAPLSEAWLEEHREDARELFEVALEGLETGDARIETDTAVGTPAPTIVAYAADAGVDGIVVGNRGRNDAVDVRLGSTAELVVRRADVPVVVVR, from the coding sequence ATGGGACAATCGATTCTCGTCGCACACGACGGCTCGACGCACGCACAGGAAGCCTTCGAGTACGCACTCGAGACGTATCCCGACGCGAATCTCGTTCTCTTTCACGCGATCGACCCGTTCGCCGTCACTCCCGACGCGACCGACGCGTCGGCACCCTTGTCCGAAGCGTGGCTCGAGGAACATCGCGAGGACGCACGTGAACTCTTCGAGGTCGCGCTCGAGGGTCTCGAGACGGGTGACGCCCGAATCGAAACCGACACCGCGGTTGGCACGCCGGCACCGACGATCGTCGCGTACGCCGCGGACGCTGGAGTCGACGGCATCGTCGTCGGGAATCGCGGTCGCAACGACGCCGTCGACGTGCGACTCGGGAGCACGGCCGAACTCGTCGTCAGGCGTGCCGACGTTCCGGTCGTCGTCGTCCGATAG
- a CDS encoding VOC family protein — MTVFSGGEAIKEFLGEFDEWLSEPVDVYLLGGSAMTIQGLKDQTEDIDLALAVTTEFEHAHQALQQHGFEVINEPTRSFDGVGKTIELRHPDRGLRVDLFERQVVGKVWITDRMHDRADEFWTGSQVTAYVLADEDMFLLKAVSGGDLGSGRRRDIEDMRIYAQRGLAYEAIIEEIEKQRPFNTGSTEARQIRDQSHPLFTIETAVQSLSGLSTAFTTRISTFATEFEVEYFVLGAIEDGQHEDEEIQDAILSNVRALSENDQQVVSDAIDRLTKKQIIERDNDSLRLKHST, encoded by the coding sequence ATGACCGTGTTTAGTGGTGGTGAAGCAATCAAGGAGTTCCTCGGTGAGTTTGACGAGTGGCTTTCAGAACCGGTTGACGTGTACTTGTTGGGCGGATCCGCGATGACGATCCAAGGTCTGAAAGACCAGACCGAAGACATTGACCTCGCGCTCGCCGTGACCACCGAATTCGAGCACGCTCACCAAGCGCTTCAACAGCACGGATTCGAGGTGATCAACGAACCAACTAGATCGTTCGACGGTGTGGGGAAAACGATTGAACTTCGCCATCCGGATCGAGGGCTCCGCGTTGACCTGTTTGAACGGCAAGTCGTCGGCAAGGTATGGATCACAGACCGAATGCATGACCGAGCAGACGAGTTCTGGACCGGTTCGCAGGTGACAGCGTACGTGCTCGCTGACGAGGACATGTTCTTGCTGAAAGCTGTCTCCGGCGGTGATTTAGGAAGCGGAAGGCGGCGAGACATTGAAGACATGCGAATCTACGCACAACGCGGCCTAGCGTACGAAGCAATCATCGAAGAGATAGAGAAACAGCGCCCGTTCAACACGGGTTCGACTGAGGCACGGCAGATCCGCGATCAATCCCACCCGTTGTTCACCATCGAAACCGCGGTTCAGTCACTTTCTGGTCTGTCGACAGCGTTCACGACGCGTATCAGTACGTTCGCAACCGAATTCGAGGTTGAGTATTTTGTTCTGGGAGCGATTGAGGACGGCCAGCACGAGGACGAAGAGATTCAAGACGCTATTCTCTCGAACGTGCGGGCGCTTTCAGAGAATGACCAGCAAGTCGTTTCAGACGCGATTGACCGACTCACCAAGAAGCAAATCATTGAACGAGACAACGACTCACTCCGTCTAAAACACTCGACGTGA
- a CDS encoding winged helix-turn-helix domain-containing protein, with translation MLSKTGLKILDVLCSKREATAKNLAAETGHSRKQIYRVVDDLLEAGLVDETRRYRNQRVVRATDDPVVEAYRHLTSKLGHVDWPGLLSPATIRVCWYLDEPHRVTAIADRLGITRQAVHKALSPLKNRAMLALSGPDYALADDLQPLLVFVQEVVTHEHRTEVRKLAPSATVEWCDPKRALVHVQEPGDTDALQHAPDWEMTGLAKFQAYGLQFFLAGEPAFWYAPDNPLTPADIVCHTLVLEADSRNVSYAMLLIEQERIGEDKLTEAASWYRIESLIKRIYQLIEGDYAATDDVGISVPSDREYAALKEQYGVA, from the coding sequence ATGCTCTCGAAGACTGGACTCAAAATTCTTGATGTGTTATGTTCTAAGCGGGAAGCAACCGCGAAGAACCTTGCAGCAGAAACTGGGCACAGTCGAAAGCAGATCTACCGTGTTGTTGATGACTTACTTGAAGCCGGGCTGGTAGACGAAACTCGGCGTTATCGTAATCAACGCGTCGTACGTGCAACCGATGATCCGGTAGTCGAAGCGTACCGTCACCTAACATCGAAACTCGGTCACGTAGACTGGCCAGGACTCCTGTCACCAGCAACTATTCGCGTCTGCTGGTACCTTGATGAACCCCACCGCGTCACGGCAATCGCTGACCGACTAGGAATCACGCGACAAGCCGTTCACAAAGCCCTATCACCACTCAAGAACCGAGCGATGTTAGCCCTATCCGGTCCAGACTACGCCCTTGCAGACGATCTACAACCGCTACTCGTCTTCGTTCAAGAAGTCGTGACTCACGAGCACCGAACAGAGGTTCGAAAACTCGCCCCAAGTGCGACCGTAGAGTGGTGCGACCCGAAACGCGCACTCGTTCACGTGCAAGAACCCGGAGACACGGACGCACTTCAACACGCCCCCGACTGGGAGATGACTGGGTTGGCGAAGTTCCAAGCGTATGGCCTGCAATTCTTCCTCGCAGGCGAACCAGCGTTCTGGTACGCGCCAGATAACCCACTCACACCTGCGGACATCGTCTGCCATACGCTTGTACTTGAAGCGGACTCACGGAACGTGAGTTACGCGATGCTTCTCATTGAACAGGAGCGAATCGGCGAAGACAAGTTAACTGAGGCCGCGTCGTGGTACAGGATCGAATCGCTGATTAAACGAATCTACCAACTCATCGAAGGTGACTACGCAGCGACCGATGATGTGGGGATCAGTGTCCCGAGTGATCGAGAATACGCCGCGTTGAAAGAACAATACGGGGTCGCCTAA
- a CDS encoding universal stress protein produces the protein MTEQILVPYDGSGPAKKALEYTFETFDDVDVTVLYVVPVPEGYWEAFENPEDRIPAADEATERGQTILDEAVDRAEESGHDLTTEIETGRPGAVIVERAAEGYDTIVIGSHGRQGVSRILLGSVAESVVRRAPTPVVVVR, from the coding sequence ATGACTGAGCAAATACTCGTTCCGTACGACGGCTCTGGACCGGCGAAGAAAGCCCTCGAGTACACGTTCGAGACGTTCGACGACGTCGACGTGACTGTCCTGTACGTCGTGCCAGTCCCGGAAGGGTACTGGGAGGCCTTCGAGAATCCGGAGGATCGAATCCCTGCCGCCGACGAGGCGACCGAACGCGGACAGACCATCTTGGACGAGGCGGTCGACCGAGCCGAGGAGTCCGGACACGACCTCACGACCGAGATCGAGACGGGACGCCCGGGAGCGGTAATCGTCGAGCGAGCCGCGGAGGGCTACGACACCATCGTCATCGGCAGTCACGGCCGACAGGGGGTCTCCCGTATTCTACTCGGCAGTGTCGCGGAGTCTGTCGTCCGCCGGGCACCGACACCGGTCGTCGTCGTCCGATAA
- the ppc gene encoding phosphoenolpyruvate carboxylase, with product MGLHNRELRQDVRELGALLGDVLEEQTSRRSFETVESCRRAAIEYRSGDLESREPLISELHGLSPQQQRIVARGFTTYFELINLAEERERVRTIRSASDEGVLEHSLETAAEELAEADTETATRVLDDVLIEPTFTAHPTEARRKTVKSKLREISTHLETVDERSLTAKEDAQHWRDIDAEVTSLWQTPQVRNRQPEPTDEARNVQWYLENTLFDVVGEVYDELADALDDELEGTIDVPKLFEFRSWAGSDRDGNPYVTPDVTADTLERQRSVILEKYREQLKRLSGVLSQDGSRIDVGEAFEASLEADRERLPGSAQTAETRYPGEPYRQKLKLMRERLERVGDVRPDGYADAGELQTDLEIIAQSLRDNNGETVAEAHVDPIRRQVATFGFSLASLDLREHQQKHTDAIAAALESEGIDYHRLSEDERVELLTDAVLQDDPIVDLSDTEGLSDESTRVLRLFDELGDWQTEYGVHAIDTYCISMTDEPSHVLEVLFLADQAGVVSLPEHCGIDIVPLLETEYALSGARRIMGSLFENEAYAQALEARGQTQEIMLGYSDSNKENGFLAANWSLYKNQRRLGEICDDYDVTMRLFHGRGGSISRGGGPMNEALLALPNSTVTGQVKFTEQGEAIAEKYGNPRIAERNIEQMLNAQLRARLYAMDQPESDIPEEWLEAMETMADAARREYRNLLESEGFVRYFEQATPITVIENLDLGSRPASRSGERTVEDLRAIPWVFSWTQSRCIIPGWYALATGIDAYLNGEGTNDNGSLETLQEMYEEWPFFRTTLDNAALSLSRTELEIAHLYADLADDDLEGRFFPRISDEYERATALITDIGQRESLHTRDWLGESLARRNPYVDPLNLLQVHLLDRNHRTDIEERTLRLTVKGIAAGMKNTG from the coding sequence ATGGGACTACACAACAGAGAGCTCCGTCAGGACGTGCGAGAACTCGGCGCGTTGCTGGGGGACGTCCTCGAGGAGCAGACCTCGAGACGCTCGTTCGAGACGGTCGAGTCGTGTCGACGGGCCGCGATCGAGTACCGGAGCGGTGATCTCGAGTCCCGAGAGCCGCTCATTTCCGAGCTTCACGGACTCTCGCCACAGCAACAGCGAATCGTCGCGCGTGGCTTTACGACCTATTTCGAACTGATCAATCTCGCCGAGGAGCGCGAACGAGTACGGACGATTCGGAGTGCGTCCGATGAGGGGGTCCTCGAGCACAGTCTCGAAACCGCGGCCGAAGAGTTGGCCGAAGCCGACACCGAGACCGCAACACGGGTGCTGGACGACGTGCTGATCGAACCGACGTTTACGGCTCACCCGACGGAAGCGCGCCGAAAGACGGTCAAGTCGAAGCTCCGGGAGATTTCGACGCACCTCGAGACCGTAGACGAGCGCTCGCTCACGGCGAAAGAAGACGCCCAGCACTGGCGCGATATCGACGCCGAAGTGACGAGTCTCTGGCAGACGCCACAGGTTCGCAATCGCCAGCCCGAACCCACGGACGAAGCCCGAAACGTCCAGTGGTACCTCGAGAACACGCTCTTCGACGTCGTCGGGGAAGTGTACGACGAACTCGCCGACGCCCTCGACGACGAACTCGAGGGGACGATCGACGTGCCGAAGCTGTTCGAGTTCCGCTCGTGGGCGGGAAGCGACCGTGACGGAAACCCCTACGTCACCCCCGACGTGACCGCGGATACCCTCGAGCGTCAGCGTTCGGTCATTCTGGAGAAGTACCGCGAGCAACTCAAACGTCTCTCCGGCGTCCTCAGTCAAGACGGCAGTCGGATCGACGTCGGCGAGGCGTTCGAAGCCTCGCTCGAAGCGGATCGTGAGCGACTGCCCGGCAGCGCACAAACTGCGGAGACGCGTTATCCCGGCGAACCCTACCGACAGAAGCTCAAACTGATGCGTGAGCGTCTCGAGCGCGTCGGTGACGTTCGCCCGGATGGCTACGCAGACGCCGGAGAACTCCAGACGGACCTCGAAATCATCGCTCAGAGCCTTCGGGACAACAACGGTGAAACCGTCGCCGAAGCACACGTCGATCCCATCCGCAGGCAGGTCGCCACGTTCGGCTTCTCGCTCGCAAGTCTCGACCTACGGGAACACCAGCAAAAGCACACCGACGCAATTGCGGCAGCACTCGAGAGCGAGGGAATCGATTATCACCGGCTGTCCGAAGACGAGCGCGTCGAGTTACTGACCGACGCGGTTCTCCAGGACGATCCCATCGTCGACCTCTCGGACACCGAGGGGCTCTCGGACGAGTCCACTCGCGTGCTCCGCCTGTTCGACGAACTCGGCGACTGGCAGACGGAGTACGGCGTCCACGCCATCGACACCTACTGTATCTCGATGACCGACGAGCCGAGTCACGTCCTCGAGGTACTCTTCCTCGCCGATCAGGCGGGCGTCGTCTCCCTGCCCGAACACTGTGGCATCGACATCGTGCCGCTACTCGAGACCGAGTACGCCCTCTCGGGAGCCCGCCGGATCATGGGGTCGCTCTTCGAGAACGAGGCCTACGCGCAGGCCCTCGAGGCTCGCGGGCAAACGCAGGAGATCATGCTCGGGTACTCCGACTCGAACAAGGAAAACGGATTTTTAGCGGCGAACTGGTCGCTGTACAAGAACCAGCGCCGACTCGGCGAGATCTGCGACGACTACGACGTGACGATGCGACTGTTCCACGGCCGCGGTGGCTCCATCTCTCGCGGCGGCGGGCCGATGAACGAAGCCTTGCTCGCGCTGCCGAACTCGACCGTCACGGGTCAGGTCAAGTTCACCGAACAGGGCGAGGCCATCGCAGAGAAGTACGGCAATCCGCGCATCGCCGAGCGAAACATCGAACAGATGCTGAACGCCCAGCTTCGAGCGCGGTTGTACGCGATGGACCAACCCGAATCCGACATCCCCGAGGAGTGGCTCGAGGCGATGGAGACGATGGCCGACGCCGCCCGTCGAGAGTACCGCAACCTCCTCGAGAGCGAGGGGTTCGTCCGCTACTTCGAGCAGGCGACGCCGATCACGGTCATCGAAAACCTCGATCTCGGTTCGCGTCCCGCCTCTCGCTCGGGCGAGCGAACCGTCGAGGACCTCAGAGCGATTCCGTGGGTGTTCTCCTGGACGCAATCGCGGTGTATCATCCCCGGCTGGTACGCCCTCGCGACTGGCATCGACGCGTATCTAAACGGCGAGGGAACGAACGACAACGGTTCGTTGGAGACGCTCCAAGAGATGTACGAGGAGTGGCCGTTCTTCCGGACGACGCTCGACAACGCCGCGCTCTCGCTCTCGCGAACCGAACTCGAGATCGCGCACCTGTACGCCGACCTCGCGGACGACGACCTCGAGGGGCGGTTCTTCCCCCGGATCAGCGATGAGTACGAGCGAGCGACGGCGCTAATCACCGACATCGGCCAGCGCGAAAGCCTCCACACCCGCGATTGGCTCGGCGAGAGTCTGGCGCGACGAAATCCCTACGTCGATCCGCTGAACCTGTTACAGGTTCACTTGCTCGACAGAAACCATCGAACTGACATCGAAGAGCGAACGCTCCGATTGACGGTGAAGGGAATCGCGGCAGGAATGAAGAACACCGGTTGA
- a CDS encoding DUF7097 family protein, producing the protein MEKTPRGTSVGVDDPYEFAGVCDYLTGEGTCRYAFDHYEHDPEFARERASEDYACPVVDPETDETWGDCPHFRSRNHDRECVRCGLEEKRMAHDDERPLLEEHHLSYHRDGETLSHEITIYLCRWCHAKVHNSWARITDDASPDTDAIAALEERRGREYDELGFESAAERYDEDVDEK; encoded by the coding sequence ATGGAGAAAACGCCACGGGGAACGTCGGTCGGCGTCGACGACCCCTACGAGTTCGCCGGCGTTTGCGACTACCTCACCGGCGAGGGGACGTGTCGCTACGCCTTCGACCACTACGAGCACGACCCCGAGTTCGCCCGCGAGCGCGCGAGCGAGGACTACGCCTGCCCCGTCGTCGACCCCGAAACCGACGAGACGTGGGGCGATTGTCCCCACTTTCGGTCGCGAAATCACGACCGGGAGTGCGTCCGCTGTGGCCTCGAGGAAAAACGCATGGCCCACGACGACGAGCGACCGTTGCTCGAGGAACACCACTTATCGTATCACCGCGACGGCGAGACGCTCTCTCACGAGATTACGATCTACCTCTGTCGGTGGTGTCACGCCAAAGTCCACAACTCGTGGGCGCGGATTACCGACGACGCCTCCCCCGACACCGACGCGATTGCCGCACTCGAGGAGCGCCGCGGCCGCGAGTACGACGAGCTGGGATTCGAATCAGCTGCTGAACGGTACGACGAAGACGTCGACGAGAAATAG
- a CDS encoding DUF192 domain-containing protein — protein sequence MRLVHYPANADGADTNDGVDGNDGDDIDPATSESARHVVASTVDVADTVLSQTRGLMFRRSIPDDYALAFRFDTIRTRDIHMLFVFFPIDAVWVADGVVQRIERMHPWRSFARARCDLLLELPAGSADDIDVGDRLVLETTASDSDH from the coding sequence GTGCGGTTGGTTCACTACCCGGCGAACGCAGACGGTGCGGACACAAACGACGGTGTCGACGGAAACGACGGAGACGATATCGACCCGGCCACGTCGGAGAGCGCCCGCCACGTCGTCGCGTCGACCGTCGACGTCGCCGATACCGTTCTGAGCCAGACCCGCGGCCTGATGTTTCGTCGATCGATTCCCGACGACTACGCGCTCGCGTTTCGATTCGACACGATCAGAACGCGGGATATCCACATGCTGTTCGTCTTCTTCCCCATCGACGCCGTCTGGGTCGCCGACGGTGTCGTCCAGCGCATCGAACGGATGCACCCGTGGCGGAGTTTCGCTCGAGCGCGCTGTGACTTACTCCTCGAGCTACCGGCCGGTTCCGCCGACGATATCGACGTTGGAGATCGGCTGGTACTCGAGACGACTGCATCCGACAGTGATCACTGA
- the hpt gene encoding hypoxanthine/guanine phosphoribosyltransferase, protein MDPTLEPLARSVREAPVVDREGYEYFVHGVSDGVPPIEPAVLEAIADGIRQRVDLADVDTLVAPEAMGIHHGTALSLASGLPLAVVRKRSYGFPDEVAVHQETSYGESDLFLNGVDSGDRVVLVDDVLSSGGTIEAVCEALEAAEAEIADVVVVLRRVDIPHEDLTREVTSLLDIRVRDGAVEIVE, encoded by the coding sequence ATGGATCCAACGCTGGAGCCGCTGGCCCGATCGGTTCGTGAGGCCCCGGTCGTCGACCGCGAGGGGTACGAGTACTTCGTTCACGGCGTCAGCGACGGCGTCCCACCGATCGAGCCGGCGGTATTGGAAGCGATCGCCGACGGAATTCGCCAGCGGGTTGATCTCGCCGATGTCGACACGCTCGTCGCGCCCGAAGCGATGGGAATCCATCACGGAACGGCGCTCTCGCTCGCGAGTGGCCTCCCCCTCGCCGTCGTCCGCAAACGCTCGTACGGCTTTCCGGACGAGGTCGCCGTCCACCAGGAGACCAGTTACGGCGAGAGCGACCTCTTTCTCAACGGCGTCGACTCGGGCGACCGCGTCGTGTTGGTCGACGACGTGCTCTCCTCCGGCGGGACGATCGAGGCCGTCTGCGAGGCGCTCGAGGCCGCCGAAGCCGAAATCGCAGACGTAGTCGTCGTCCTTCGACGCGTCGACATTCCACACGAGGATCTCACTCGCGAGGTTACCAGCCTGCTCGACATCCGCGTGCGGGACGGGGCGGTCGAAATCGTCGAATGA